The proteins below are encoded in one region of Nitrospirota bacterium:
- a CDS encoding translation initiation factor: MPDERSKLVYSTDKLVSRKERPSGNRRGERPLAPAANQRVIVRLDRKHRGGKSVTVIEGLQVPAKDREALLKELKAGLGTGGTVKDTSLEIQGDHCDALIAALTKLGYRPKRSGG; encoded by the coding sequence ATGCCTGATGAAAGATCTAAATTGGTCTACTCCACTGACAAGCTTGTTTCCCGAAAGGAAAGACCGTCCGGAAATAGAAGGGGCGAACGGCCGCTTGCCCCTGCAGCGAATCAGAGGGTGATCGTCCGGCTCGACCGGAAGCATAGGGGCGGAAAGTCCGTCACGGTGATCGAGGGCTTGCAGGTCCCGGCAAAAGACAGGGAAGCCCTGCTTAAGGAATTGAAGGCTGGACTGGGCACAGGCGGCACAGTCAAGGACACGTCTCTTGAGATACAGGGCGACCACTGCGACGCGCTCATTGCCGCTTTGACAAAATTGGGCTACAGGCCGAAACGCTCAGGCGGCTGA
- the mnmD gene encoding tRNA (5-methylaminomethyl-2-thiouridine)(34)-methyltransferase MnmD → MHVPPYLMNEHYDDRYFDVVSAIEEAKHIFFQGTGMMDVLSSAGTGRKEFIIGETGFGAGRLLIALMDFLDNCGVTDIAITYNSVELHPVTSERMASILSGFRTEAGPLIDLLVGAYSRVEISKPGWHQLQLTRPFGIVTLNLWIGEALEMVHALTTPCDAWFLDGHGPKKNPAMWRHELLMAIGEKTVSGGTVATFTVAGAVRRGLADAGFSVEQRPGVGGKKAVLKGLKG, encoded by the coding sequence ATGCATGTCCCACCCTATCTTATGAACGAACATTATGACGACCGCTATTTCGATGTGGTCAGTGCGATTGAAGAAGCCAAGCACATCTTTTTTCAGGGCACGGGCATGATGGATGTCCTTTCTTCCGCAGGCACGGGACGCAAAGAATTCATAATAGGCGAAACAGGCTTCGGCGCAGGCCGCCTGCTCATCGCCCTCATGGATTTCCTGGACAACTGCGGCGTCACGGATATAGCGATCACCTACAATTCCGTTGAACTGCATCCGGTCACTTCCGAACGGATGGCGTCCATACTCAGTGGATTCAGGACAGAGGCCGGGCCGCTTATCGACCTGCTTGTCGGGGCCTACAGCCGCGTCGAAATTTCCAAACCGGGTTGGCACCAGTTACAACTCACCCGGCCCTTCGGCATCGTGACCCTGAATCTCTGGATCGGCGAGGCGCTTGAAATGGTACACGCGCTCACAACGCCCTGTGACGCATGGTTCCTTGATGGTCATGGCCCAAAGAAAAACCCTGCCATGTGGCGGCATGAGCTTCTTATGGCGATTGGAGAAAAAACAGTGTCCGGCGGGACCGTCGCAACTTTTACAGTTGCCGGAGCAGTGAGACGGGGGCTTGCTGATGCCGGGTTTTCTGTTGAGCAGCGACCCGGGGTTGGGGGGAAGAAGGCGGTGCTTAAGGGGTTGAAGGGGTAG
- a CDS encoding dehydrogenase: protein MDLIINNLRIPVEKDGVDEYVRAASQKMNISEDNIQFNKILSKSLDAGNREQFYYEISIVVSAPDSFDNKENFPAYAEKIKQNNRSAAISERPIIIGFGPAGMFAALELIDHGIKPLIFERGKKIEERSIDVQRFIKERELDPESNIQFGEGGAGSYSDGKLFSRIKNSRYADRVLDTFIKFGAPEEIGYISKPHLGTDVLCRIVKNMRSYILDRGGEIHYNSKMTDLIISDGKAEGVMINGRMEYRSSMIYLALGHSARDTFELLRDKGVAVEQKPIFVGTRIEHPAEIINLIRYGDKYKDFPGIGAANYSFTYTDKKIGRGVYTFCMCPGGEVINASSEKGLLVVNGMSYSGRSSAFSNSAIVVTCHTDDYGSTDPLAGIQFQKNIERKAFNAGGGKWEAPAQNLMDFLRGRISADLNKNSYRIGTASVSMNEIFPTFISEMLLSAFNKWKEDYPLFVSEHAILLGAETRTSCPVRIKRSENYESVNIKDLYPIGEGSGYAGGITSSAADAIKAVESSLLSHSAA from the coding sequence TTGGATCTGATAATAAACAACCTGCGGATACCCGTTGAAAAGGACGGGGTGGATGAATATGTAAGGGCCGCTTCGCAGAAGATGAACATCAGCGAAGATAATATTCAATTCAATAAAATCCTCAGCAAGTCACTTGATGCGGGCAATAGAGAACAGTTCTACTATGAAATCTCAATAGTGGTAAGCGCTCCTGACAGCTTCGACAACAAAGAGAACTTTCCAGCTTACGCGGAAAAAATAAAGCAGAACAATAGATCAGCGGCCATCAGCGAGAGGCCCATCATAATTGGCTTCGGGCCTGCTGGCATGTTCGCTGCCCTTGAGCTGATCGATCACGGTATCAAACCTCTGATATTTGAACGAGGCAAAAAGATAGAAGAACGCTCCATTGATGTTCAACGGTTTATTAAAGAAAGGGAGCTCGACCCTGAATCAAATATCCAGTTCGGTGAAGGCGGGGCCGGGTCATATTCGGACGGGAAGCTGTTTTCAAGAATAAAGAATTCTCGGTATGCGGACAGGGTGCTGGATACCTTCATTAAATTCGGCGCGCCTGAAGAAATAGGGTACATCAGCAAACCCCATCTGGGCACGGACGTGTTGTGCAGGATAGTAAAAAACATGAGGAGCTACATACTTGATAGAGGCGGGGAGATACACTACAACTCCAAAATGACGGACCTGATTATTTCAGATGGAAAGGCCGAAGGCGTAATGATAAACGGGAGAATGGAATATCGTTCTTCAATGATCTATCTTGCGCTGGGACATTCGGCGCGTGATACATTTGAGCTGCTCCGCGATAAAGGCGTTGCCGTTGAGCAGAAGCCGATATTTGTCGGCACGAGAATAGAGCATCCCGCTGAGATCATTAATCTCATAAGATATGGAGATAAATATAAGGACTTCCCCGGCATAGGCGCTGCCAATTATTCTTTCACCTACACCGATAAAAAAATCGGGAGGGGAGTCTACACCTTCTGTATGTGCCCCGGAGGTGAGGTAATAAATGCTTCATCTGAAAAAGGCCTGCTGGTTGTAAACGGCATGAGTTATTCGGGCAGGTCTTCGGCATTCTCTAATTCAGCGATAGTTGTGACCTGTCATACGGATGATTACGGATCAACCGACCCATTGGCAGGCATTCAATTCCAGAAGAATATAGAGCGCAAAGCCTTCAATGCAGGCGGAGGGAAATGGGAAGCCCCAGCGCAAAACCTGATGGATTTTTTACGCGGGAGGATATCTGCCGACTTAAATAAAAATTCTTACAGGATAGGGACCGCATCTGTTAGCATGAACGAAATTTTTCCAACATTTATCTCCGAGATGCTTCTGTCCGCATTCAATAAATGGAAAGAGGATTACCCGTTATTTGTTTCAGAGCACGCGATATTGTTAGGAGCGGAAACGAGGACCTCCTGTCCCGTAAGAATTAAACGCAGCGAAAACTACGAGTCAGTAAATATAAAGGACCTGTATCCGATTGGCGAGGGTTCAGGTTACGCAGGAGGGATAACGAGTTCAGCCGCCGATGCAATAAAGGCCGTGGAAAGCAGTCTGCTCTCCCATTCAGCCGCCTGA
- a CDS encoding cupin domain-containing protein encodes MKTLKQLLFIALMGLLFVTVAAAEEKGNQPTTPGPATTYQAKMPVTLPGGEYDQMTLIIDFPPGAGFPEHMHGGYVLVIVLQGEITIKEKGSEKTIKAGESWTEAPGNLHSAVNAGASTARVVVNMLLPKGAEATTIIKQ; translated from the coding sequence ATGAAAACTCTAAAGCAACTTTTATTTATCGCCCTCATGGGGCTTCTCTTTGTTACCGTGGCAGCAGCTGAAGAGAAAGGAAACCAACCCACCACACCGGGCCCGGCCACAACCTATCAGGCCAAGATGCCGGTCACTCTTCCGGGTGGAGAATATGATCAGATGACCCTCATAATAGACTTCCCGCCAGGGGCGGGTTTCCCGGAACATATGCATGGCGGGTACGTTCTCGTAATAGTGCTGCAGGGTGAGATAACCATCAAAGAGAAGGGCAGCGAAAAGACAATAAAGGCCGGAGAGAGCTGGACTGAGGCCCCCGGCAACCTGCACTCAGCCGTCAACGCCGGAGCTTCTACTGCCAGAGTGGTGGTCAATATGCTGCTTCCGAAAGGCGCTGAGGCAACCACGATAATCAAGCAATAA
- a CDS encoding VOC family protein, translating into MKPRITVVTIGVDDLQKSLEFYRDGLGLPTGGIIGEEFEYGAVAFFDLQNGVKLALWPRKSIARDSTIPLQPPSSTEFTIGHNVNSRKEVDEVMKQAEKAGAMMIKPAADAFWGGYSGYFQDPDGHLWEVVWNPEWETA; encoded by the coding sequence ATGAAACCGAGAATTACGGTGGTTACAATAGGAGTGGACGATCTGCAAAAGTCGCTTGAATTTTATCGTGACGGGCTCGGCCTGCCGACCGGGGGAATTATCGGGGAAGAATTTGAATACGGTGCAGTCGCGTTCTTTGATCTGCAAAACGGTGTGAAGCTGGCCCTCTGGCCCCGAAAGAGTATTGCCCGTGACTCAACTATTCCTCTTCAGCCGCCAAGCAGCACTGAATTTACCATCGGTCACAACGTAAATAGCAGGAAAGAAGTTGACGAGGTAATGAAGCAGGCGGAAAAAGCCGGGGCAATGATGATCAAGCCTGCAGCGGATGCTTTCTGGGGCGGTTATTCAGGTTATTTTCAGGACCCGGATGGGCATTTGTGGGAAGTGGTGTGGAATCCGGAATGGGAGACTGCGTGA
- a CDS encoding DUF1016 domain-containing protein — MAEKRSSIKKNAYKKFLGRLKDEIITARQKAYKTVNRQLVELYLSIGESIYEKVEVSKWGQGIVETLSQDLQKEFPDMKGFSSRNLWEMKKIFEKYKDKQKLQPLVAELSWSHNLVIVHQTDSVEENEFYLKTCITERWSRRELERQINSSLYERSMLSRKTNKLVPHSKEKNQMTHLKDEYIFDFLGLKDCFAEHDLRRAIVTNLKEFFLEFGSHLAFVGEEYKITVGNEDYNVDLLFYHRQYRCLVAIELKIGKFKPEYAGKMQFYLDALNEKLKLDEENPSVGLILCKSKDEEVVRIAISKALTSVKVATYKTKIIDRKLLKSKLHSLPWGA, encoded by the coding sequence ATGGCTGAAAAAAGGAGCTCAATAAAAAAGAATGCCTATAAGAAATTTCTGGGCAGGTTGAAAGATGAGATCATAACTGCAAGGCAGAAGGCATACAAGACAGTTAACAGACAATTAGTTGAATTGTACCTCAGCATAGGAGAAAGCATTTATGAAAAGGTAGAAGTTTCAAAATGGGGACAGGGCATCGTGGAAACTCTGTCACAGGACCTTCAGAAAGAGTTCCCTGATATGAAGGGATTTTCGAGTAGAAATTTATGGGAGATGAAGAAAATATTTGAAAAATACAAAGATAAGCAAAAACTGCAACCACTGGTTGCAGAATTGTCCTGGTCTCATAATTTAGTTATTGTACATCAAACGGATTCTGTAGAGGAAAATGAATTTTATTTAAAGACCTGTATCACTGAGAGATGGTCTCGACGTGAACTTGAAAGGCAGATCAATTCTTCACTCTATGAACGATCTATGCTTTCCAGAAAGACCAATAAGCTGGTCCCACACTCAAAGGAAAAGAACCAAATGACTCACTTGAAGGATGAGTATATTTTTGACTTCCTTGGATTAAAAGATTGTTTTGCGGAGCATGACCTGCGGCGTGCAATCGTTACGAACCTGAAAGAGTTCTTTCTTGAATTCGGCAGCCATCTGGCCTTTGTCGGAGAAGAATACAAAATAACAGTCGGCAATGAGGACTACAATGTTGACCTTTTGTTTTATCACAGACAATATAGATGTCTCGTAGCAATAGAGTTGAAGATCGGCAAGTTTAAGCCTGAGTATGCGGGCAAGATGCAATTTTATCTGGATGCGCTTAATGAGAAGCTGAAGCTCGATGAAGAAAACCCGTCGGTTGGTTTAATTCTCTGCAAATCAAAGGATGAAGAGGTCGTTCGTATAGCCATCAGTAAGGCCTTGACCTCAGTTAAGGTTGCTACATATAAAACAAAAATTATTGACAGGAAGTTATTAAAGAGCAAACTGCATTCACTGCCGTGGGGTGCATAA
- a CDS encoding dihydrofolate reductase family protein, which yields MRKLVVLSFITLDGVMQAPGGPEEDPTGGFKYGGWVAGYWDDFMGRVMDEQMAKPFDLLLGRKTYEIFAAHWPYIKDDPLADKLNSAKKYVASTTLEKLDWANSTLIRNNVPQEIIKLKQQDGPELQVHGSSDLIQTLLKHDLIDELRLKIFPAVIGTGKRIFGEGAIPSGFELLESKTSTTGVIIATYKRAGEIKTGSFALDNPTEAELARRKRLKKGN from the coding sequence ATGAGGAAACTTGTTGTACTGTCTTTTATAACACTTGACGGCGTAATGCAGGCCCCCGGCGGTCCAGAAGAGGACCCCACCGGCGGCTTTAAGTATGGCGGATGGGTGGCCGGGTACTGGGATGATTTCATGGGCAGGGTCATGGATGAGCAAATGGCAAAACCGTTTGATCTTCTGCTTGGCCGCAAGACCTATGAGATATTCGCAGCTCACTGGCCGTATATTAAAGATGACCCGCTCGCGGACAAGCTGAACAGCGCGAAAAAATACGTTGCATCGACAACGCTTGAGAAACTTGACTGGGCGAACTCCACGCTTATCAGGAACAATGTTCCGCAGGAAATTATAAAGCTTAAACAACAGGATGGGCCTGAATTGCAGGTGCATGGCAGCAGCGATCTTATCCAGACACTTCTGAAACACGATCTCATTGATGAGCTGCGGTTGAAGATCTTTCCTGCTGTCATCGGCACAGGCAAGCGAATCTTTGGCGAGGGCGCCATCCCGTCCGGATTCGAACTCCTTGAGAGCAAGACGTCAACCACCGGAGTCATCATAGCCACATACAAACGTGCGGGAGAGATCAAAACCGGATCGTTTGCGCTGGATAATCCAACTGAGGCAGAACTCGCGCGCCGTAAACGGCTTAAGAAGGGAAATTAG
- a CDS encoding fatty acid desaturase: MINTFVPYVALWVLLIYMVEHGYHFVWISSLIFLASLFLVRIFIIFHDCAHNSFFASLRANTVLGYVSGIFTFTPFKYWQHNHLVHHGTYADLDHRGVGDIWTLTVDEYLAESRRKQLAYRLYRHPLVFLGIGPGYSFLITQRYLHHWKGKNERYSAVVTNLAILAVISAAFLTIGLRIYLLIQLPVILIAGAVGVWLFYVQHQFEGVYWSRHENWDPVKAALKGSSYYKLPKVLQWFSGNIGLHHVHHVLPRIPNYKLQQCYDESPVMHTVMPLSLRKSLRSFSLNLWDETQQKMVSFKSLKSPAR; this comes from the coding sequence ATGATCAACACCTTTGTTCCCTACGTTGCATTGTGGGTTCTCCTTATCTACATGGTGGAGCACGGGTATCATTTTGTATGGATCTCTTCGCTCATTTTTCTCGCATCCCTTTTTCTGGTGCGCATTTTCATTATTTTTCACGACTGCGCACACAATTCTTTTTTTGCCTCACTGCGGGCAAATACGGTCCTTGGGTATGTGTCAGGCATATTTACTTTTACCCCGTTTAAATACTGGCAGCACAATCACCTCGTCCATCACGGCACTTATGCTGACCTTGATCACAGGGGGGTCGGAGATATCTGGACATTGACCGTTGACGAGTACCTCGCGGAATCAAGGAGGAAGCAGCTGGCCTACAGGCTTTATCGCCATCCTTTGGTTTTCCTCGGGATCGGCCCAGGGTACTCTTTTCTGATAACCCAGCGATACCTGCATCACTGGAAAGGGAAGAATGAACGTTACAGTGCAGTAGTTACCAATCTGGCTATTTTAGCGGTCATCTCAGCAGCCTTCCTGACGATAGGGTTACGGATCTATCTGCTGATCCAGCTGCCGGTAATCCTGATTGCCGGGGCCGTCGGCGTGTGGCTGTTCTATGTCCAGCATCAGTTCGAGGGGGTGTACTGGTCCCGTCATGAGAATTGGGACCCGGTAAAGGCCGCCCTGAAAGGGAGTTCATACTACAAACTGCCCAAGGTGCTCCAATGGTTCTCCGGCAATATCGGGTTGCATCATGTCCACCATGTTCTGCCGCGAATTCCCAATTATAAACTGCAGCAGTGCTACGATGAATCTCCGGTAATGCATACCGTGATGCCGCTGAGTCTCCGCAAGAGCCTCAGGTCGTTCTCGCTGAATTTATGGGATGAGACGCAGCAGAAGATGGTGAGTTTCAAGTCCCTGAAGTCGCCGGCGCGGTAA
- a CDS encoding NmrA/HSCARG family protein produces the protein MDRTKDIILVTGATGRQGGAAARQLLSKGYRIRVITRNPQSEKARALSSMGAQVFQGDFDDDGSLERALKDVWGVYSVQNTWEAGVVREEEQGKRFAALAREKGVMHFVYSSVGSAHRNTGIPHFDNKWRIEEKIRELAFPSYTIIRPAFFMENFLSPSFKPGLMEGKLIVALKPDTVLQMNAVEDIGKFVLLAFEQHEKMNGVALDIAGDQHSMPKVAEILGRAIGKKVEFVRQPIEEVRKWSEDFAIMLEWFDRVGYNADIDALGKNYGIRLIKLHEWAAQAHWK, from the coding sequence ATGGACAGGACTAAAGATATTATTCTGGTAACCGGGGCAACGGGAAGACAGGGAGGCGCTGCGGCGCGTCAACTGTTGTCGAAAGGGTATCGCATCAGGGTGATCACCCGAAACCCTCAGAGTGAAAAAGCAAGGGCGCTCTCATCGATGGGGGCACAGGTTTTTCAGGGAGATTTTGATGACGATGGGTCGCTGGAGCGCGCGCTGAAAGACGTGTGGGGGGTATACTCCGTTCAGAATACATGGGAAGCTGGTGTTGTGCGTGAAGAGGAGCAGGGAAAACGTTTTGCCGCGCTCGCCAGGGAAAAAGGTGTTATGCATTTTGTTTACTCGTCGGTTGGATCGGCGCATCGCAACACCGGCATTCCGCATTTTGACAACAAATGGCGCATCGAGGAGAAGATACGGGAGCTCGCTTTTCCTTCATACACAATTATACGTCCCGCTTTTTTTATGGAAAATTTCCTCTCCCCGTCATTCAAGCCGGGCCTGATGGAGGGTAAGCTGATCGTCGCGTTAAAGCCGGACACTGTGCTGCAAATGAACGCGGTCGAAGACATAGGGAAATTTGTACTGCTTGCATTTGAGCAGCATGAGAAGATGAACGGCGTTGCCCTCGACATAGCCGGAGATCAGCATTCAATGCCGAAAGTTGCTGAAATTCTCGGCAGGGCAATTGGCAAGAAGGTTGAGTTTGTGAGGCAGCCCATTGAAGAGGTTAGAAAGTGGAGCGAAGATTTTGCAATCATGCTGGAATGGTTTGACCGTGTCGGTTACAATGCAGATATCGACGCGCTGGGAAAAAATTACGGCATCAGGCTGATAAAGCTTCACGAGTGGGCGGCGCAGGCGCACTGGAAATAG
- a CDS encoding DUF262 domain-containing protein yields the protein MKIESHDQNIGTLLSSGYYRIPRFQRPYSWEHEHIQDFWNDIIQDAPSDCFIGSMVVYEFGKQHFGVVDGQQRLTTITILLCVLRNTLDSLGFKNLAHGVNGLIERKNINNQDEFILTTETSYPYFQDHIQKWGKPDVSITPLDEEKNLKSAYQKLEELVSGAVKSIESDTTLSSVKIKQKIENSLVAIRDALLDLKIILVMLDNEDDAYIIFETLNTRGKDLSLTDLVKNHLTKHLKAKSASVDQTKIKWEKILETIEGSSEDLDTDSFIHHFWLSKYDYLPSKKLFKVLKKTITKAQAKDFLNELYRNAVFYRAIHETSFDKWAKDQKRIREALDALMLFKVRQQTPCVLSLVRAFKDGKIKQNHLEEALVAVEKFHFLFTATTSQRSSGGISGMYAALGRRISESKKSDDAYRVIRDLKKKLRSRVPSLDEVKAVFSDIIYTNKFSKNRKLMRYMLINFDRQINTGVTIDYDHMTIEHLLPQSVIGSDGFTDSTIGQIGNLILVSEKLNAKLKGKSFIEKKRVLIAEKFILEPELSVATTWSVNDIINRSKHLAEVAYNKVWKI from the coding sequence ATGAAGATAGAGTCTCATGATCAAAATATAGGAACTCTTTTATCCTCAGGCTACTATAGAATTCCTCGTTTTCAGAGGCCTTATTCATGGGAACATGAACACATACAAGACTTCTGGAATGATATCATCCAAGACGCTCCCAGTGACTGTTTTATAGGCTCAATGGTTGTATATGAATTTGGGAAACAGCATTTCGGTGTTGTGGATGGTCAACAACGACTAACTACTATTACCATACTGTTGTGTGTGCTAAGGAACACGCTAGATTCGCTCGGCTTCAAGAATTTAGCTCATGGTGTTAACGGGTTAATCGAACGGAAGAATATTAACAATCAGGATGAATTTATTCTTACAACTGAAACTTCATATCCATACTTTCAGGATCATATACAGAAATGGGGGAAACCTGATGTATCGATTACCCCACTTGATGAGGAAAAAAATTTAAAGAGTGCATATCAGAAGTTGGAAGAGTTAGTTTCAGGTGCAGTGAAAAGTATTGAATCAGATACAACATTATCGTCTGTCAAAATAAAACAAAAGATCGAAAACTCTCTTGTTGCAATTCGAGATGCATTGTTAGATTTAAAAATCATTCTGGTAATGTTGGACAATGAGGATGACGCATATATAATCTTTGAGACCTTAAATACGCGAGGTAAAGATCTTAGCCTTACCGATCTGGTTAAAAATCATCTCACAAAGCACCTCAAGGCGAAAAGTGCATCTGTCGATCAGACAAAAATAAAATGGGAGAAGATACTTGAAACGATAGAGGGGTCATCAGAGGATCTGGATACCGATTCATTCATTCACCATTTCTGGCTTTCTAAATATGATTATCTTCCTTCAAAGAAGTTATTTAAAGTTTTAAAAAAGACTATTACTAAGGCACAAGCTAAAGATTTCCTCAATGAACTGTATAGGAATGCAGTTTTTTATCGGGCTATTCACGAGACTTCATTCGACAAGTGGGCTAAAGACCAGAAAAGGATTCGCGAAGCCCTCGATGCACTCATGTTATTTAAAGTTAGGCAGCAAACTCCATGTGTTCTATCTCTTGTCCGTGCATTTAAAGATGGTAAGATCAAGCAAAATCATTTGGAGGAAGCATTAGTTGCCGTTGAAAAATTCCATTTTCTGTTTACCGCGACCACGTCCCAACGCTCGTCAGGGGGAATTTCAGGGATGTATGCGGCATTAGGCAGACGAATTTCTGAGTCAAAAAAATCAGATGACGCTTACAGAGTTATTCGTGATCTAAAAAAGAAACTACGCAGTCGTGTCCCGTCGTTAGATGAAGTCAAAGCCGTTTTTTCAGATATTATTTACACGAATAAATTTTCAAAGAATAGGAAATTAATGAGGTATATGCTCATTAATTTTGATAGACAGATAAATACGGGGGTGACGATTGATTATGACCATATGACGATTGAGCATCTTTTACCTCAAAGTGTCATTGGATCTGATGGATTTACAGATTCAACTATAGGTCAAATTGGTAATCTCATTCTCGTTTCAGAAAAGTTAAACGCTAAGTTAAAAGGGAAATCGTTTATTGAAAAGAAGAGGGTACTAATAGCAGAGAAGTTTATACTTGAACCGGAATTGTCTGTTGCGACAACATGGTCTGTTAATGATATCATTAACAGAAGCAAACATCTTGCAGAAGTGGCCTACAATAAAGTCTGGAAGATATAG
- a CDS encoding cytochrome C has protein sequence MDHDYSVFAILPPYNNLHAQLMDKFTGKLVNSGVTITYEATKDTNGSINSTSIGKTNFWDWVVALFGVSMSPDVGLAGNPVQSLTPAKMTYDTANGYWKADGVPSTPYDDNGNANYYPMVKVIAKDRYGRILATTRTVLPVSDEMTCVHCHASGDGDPMAQPSPDWVYDPDPGKDWKRNILLLHDNKNINNATYQQALQNKGYSADGLLATSDSGKPILCAGCHSSNALGTPGFTGVKPLTEAIHSWHGTMAMDDNTGMPMDQTTDRSVCYYCHPGSTTQCLRGVMGTAKDPDGNPLLQCTSCHGSMCNVGAPGRAGWTDLPRCQNCHYWSDATRSYVRDTSVFDQSGNFRQTASIFSSGTNLYKVGSGAGGHGNVQCEACHGSTHAEYTTSEPNDNVQSLRIQGHTGTISECSACHIRPLPVTSNGGPHGLHTIGQMWVRTHGLFAKKDLSHCNQCHGSDLKGTPLSKAFTRRTLFSYGKYKIFAQGHAVSCDDCHYGKRRLKL, from the coding sequence ATGGACCATGATTATTCCGTCTTTGCAATACTGCCGCCATACAACAACCTCCATGCACAGCTCATGGACAAATTCACAGGCAAGCTGGTCAACTCTGGCGTTACCATTACTTATGAGGCGACTAAAGACACGAACGGTTCGATCAACAGCACCAGCATCGGCAAGACCAATTTCTGGGATTGGGTAGTAGCGCTGTTCGGAGTGTCCATGAGTCCCGACGTCGGGCTGGCAGGCAATCCGGTCCAGAGCCTGACTCCTGCGAAAATGACTTATGATACGGCAAATGGATACTGGAAAGCTGATGGGGTCCCTTCTACTCCATACGATGATAATGGCAATGCAAACTATTACCCGATGGTGAAGGTCATAGCAAAAGACCGCTACGGCCGTATACTTGCAACCACCAGAACGGTCCTGCCTGTAAGCGATGAGATGACCTGCGTGCATTGCCACGCATCCGGCGATGGTGACCCTATGGCCCAGCCCTCGCCTGACTGGGTGTATGATCCAGATCCCGGTAAGGATTGGAAGAGAAATATCCTTCTGCTGCATGACAACAAGAACATAAACAATGCCACATATCAGCAGGCGCTTCAGAACAAAGGTTACAGCGCAGACGGTCTTCTGGCAACATCGGACTCTGGCAAGCCCATATTGTGCGCCGGTTGTCATTCATCGAATGCTTTGGGAACACCGGGTTTCACGGGAGTAAAACCCTTGACCGAAGCTATTCACTCATGGCATGGGACAATGGCGATGGACGATAACACCGGAATGCCTATGGACCAGACAACTGACAGGAGCGTCTGTTATTATTGCCATCCAGGTTCGACCACACAGTGCCTTAGGGGTGTCATGGGCACAGCAAAGGACCCGGACGGCAATCCGCTGCTGCAATGCACAAGCTGCCATGGCTCTATGTGCAATGTAGGCGCGCCCGGAAGGGCAGGCTGGACAGACCTTCCGAGGTGCCAGAACTGTCACTATTGGTCTGACGCCACCAGAAGTTATGTGCGTGACACCAGTGTCTTTGACCAGTCAGGCAACTTCAGGCAGACGGCGAGTATTTTCTCAAGCGGAACAAACCTCTACAAAGTCGGCTCCGGAGCCGGCGGACACGGCAATGTGCAGTGCGAAGCCTGTCATGGATCGACTCACGCAGAGTATACGACGTCGGAGCCCAATGATAACGTACAGAGTTTGCGGATCCAGGGACACACCGGGACCATTTCCGAATGCTCTGCCTGTCACATACGGCCTTTACCTGTAACAAGCAACGGCGGCCCGCATGGTCTCCACACTATTGGACAAATGTGGGTGCGTACCCACGGCTTGTTTGCAAAGAAAGACCTCTCACATTGCAACCAATGTCATGGCTCAGACCTTAAAGGAACACCGTTGTCCAAGGCTTTTACCAGGCGGACTTTATTCTCGTATGGCAAGTACAAAATTTTCGCTCAGGGACACGCGGTCAGTTGCGACGATTGTCACTACGGAAAACGGAGACTAAAGCTGTAG